In the genome of Pseudoliparis swirei isolate HS2019 ecotype Mariana Trench chromosome 3, NWPU_hadal_v1, whole genome shotgun sequence, one region contains:
- the rab34b gene encoding ras-related protein Rab-34, with product MLPPVKKDRVITQLPTCFSPNAALQTKDGFHPQVKAACEVQKTDIVSLNIAKVIVVGDVAVGKTCLISRFRKGAFDKNYKATIGVDFEMERFEVLGVPFSFQLWDTAGQERFKCIASTYYRGAQAIIVVFDMSSVSSLVHARKWLEDAMRENDPSSVLLFLVGTKKDLSSPDQLVEVEQEAIRLSEEIKAEYWAVSAKSGDGVQDFFFRVASLTFEANVLSEIEKSSSRHVSDIIRLTDRREADNTATKRSSDCCR from the exons ATGTTGCCACCTGTAAAGAAGGACCGGGTCATTACTCAGCTCCCGACG TGTTTCAGTCCGAATGCAGCGCTGCAGACCAAAGATGGCTTCCACCCTCAGGTGAAGGCTGCCTGCGAGGTACAGAAGACAGACATAGTGAG CCTTAATATCGCCAAGGTCATCGTCGTGGGAGATGTTGCAGTTGGGAAAACGTGTCTGATCAGCAG GTTCCGAAAGGGTGCGTTTGATAAGAACTACAAAGCCACCATCGGCGTGGACTTTGAGATGGAGCGTTTCGAGGTGCTCGGTGTTCCCTTCAGCTTCCAGCT GTGGGACACTGCAGGCCAGGAGCGCTTCAAATGCATCGCGTCGACATATTACAGAGGAGCACAAG CCATCATAGTGGTGTTTGACATGAGCAGCGTGAGCTCTTTAGTACATGCCAG GAAGTGGCTGGAGGACGCCATGAGGGAGAATGACCCGTCCAGTGTTCTGCTGTTCCTTGTCGGCACCAAGAAAGACCTCAGT TCTCCTGATCAGCTGGTTGAGGTCGAGCAGGAAGCCATACGGCTCTCTGAGGAAATCAAAGCGGAGTACTGGGCTGTGTCTGCCAAGTCAG GAGACGGTGTCCAGGACTTCTTCTTCCGTGTGGCCTCTCTGACATTTGAGGCAAACGTTTTGTCCGAGATCGAGAAAAGTAGCTCGAGGCACGTCAGCGACATTATCA GACTCACAGACCGGAGAGAGGCCGATAACACGGCGACCAAGAGGAGTTCCGACTGCTGCCGATGA